One Prosthecobacter vanneervenii genomic window carries:
- a CDS encoding transposase, whose amino-acid sequence MPWTIPSIIPLPVDFKGFDPRSSIPSGDFTKYERHLPHWRLPGAAYFVTFRLADSIPEAILVEMQREAESWRQKLTDRSIPMSADERAEWQDFQRTRQRKLERLLDEGHGECLLREARHRRVVVEALHHFEGQRCEMLSYAVMPNHVHVMCRLSGGYRLEDVCNSWKWFTAQHIQRSLGRKGPLWQDENFDRIIRDAEHYQATVRYIAKNPIKAKLTAHEASVWFCQSIQDANRPS is encoded by the coding sequence ATGCCATGGACGATTCCCTCCATCATTCCTTTGCCGGTTGATTTCAAAGGGTTTGATCCGCGCAGTTCAATACCATCAGGAGACTTCACCAAGTATGAGCGCCATCTCCCGCACTGGAGGCTGCCGGGTGCTGCTTACTTTGTCACATTCAGGCTCGCTGATTCAATCCCTGAGGCCATCTTGGTAGAGATGCAGCGTGAGGCTGAATCATGGCGGCAGAAATTGACTGATCGCTCCATTCCGATGTCTGCCGACGAACGGGCAGAATGGCAGGATTTTCAACGTACCCGCCAGCGCAAACTGGAACGGTTGCTCGATGAAGGTCATGGCGAATGCCTCTTACGAGAGGCGCGGCATCGACGCGTGGTGGTTGAGGCGCTGCATCATTTCGAAGGCCAGCGCTGCGAAATGCTTTCCTATGCGGTGATGCCCAATCACGTCCATGTTATGTGCCGATTATCAGGCGGGTATCGATTGGAGGATGTGTGCAACTCATGGAAGTGGTTCACCGCCCAGCACATCCAGCGGAGCCTCGGCCGGAAAGGGCCTCTGTGGCAGGATGAAAACTTTGACCGCATCATTCGTGATGCAGAACATTATCAGGCCACCGTCCGCTACATCGCCAAGAATCCCATCAAAGCCAAGTTGACCGCACATGAAGCCTCCGTGTGGTTTTGCCAGTCGATTCAAGATGCAAATCGCCCTTCGTAG
- a CDS encoding transporter substrate-binding domain-containing protein: MKHLLSAFFLCLLLSACSRGNKLIIGTDATYPPFEFVDESGNITGVDIEVGREIAKSLGKEVEFRNINFDGLITALRSGSIDLVISSMTATPERRQSIDFSEPYVKTGLAVLVAKDSTLQNADDLKAPGRKIAVRLGTTGESWARANLKEAKIIALDADVSCVMEVVNGNVDAWIYDQLSIMNYHAKHAAKTRALLAPLREEVWAVALKQGNTELKAKVNEVLSRMRTDGTFSKLADRYMAKEKAMMTAQGLPFVFELK, translated from the coding sequence ATGAAGCACCTCCTTTCCGCTTTCTTCCTCTGCCTGCTGCTAAGTGCCTGCTCCCGTGGCAACAAGCTCATCATCGGCACGGATGCCACGTATCCACCCTTTGAGTTCGTGGATGAATCCGGCAACATCACCGGCGTAGACATCGAGGTAGGGCGCGAGATCGCCAAGTCGCTCGGCAAAGAAGTCGAGTTCCGCAACATCAACTTCGACGGCCTCATCACCGCGCTGCGCTCCGGCTCCATCGACCTCGTCATCTCCTCCATGACGGCCACGCCTGAGCGCCGCCAGTCCATCGACTTCTCCGAGCCCTACGTGAAGACCGGGCTGGCCGTGCTCGTGGCCAAAGACTCCACGCTGCAAAACGCCGACGATTTGAAAGCACCGGGCCGCAAGATCGCTGTGCGCCTGGGCACCACGGGAGAGAGCTGGGCACGCGCGAACCTCAAGGAAGCCAAGATCATCGCCCTGGATGCCGATGTATCCTGCGTGATGGAGGTGGTGAATGGCAACGTGGACGCCTGGATCTACGACCAGCTCTCCATCATGAACTACCACGCCAAGCACGCCGCCAAGACCCGCGCCCTGCTGGCCCCGCTGCGCGAGGAAGTCTGGGCCGTGGCGCTGAAACAGGGAAACACCGAGCTCAAAGCCAAGGTCAACGAAGTCCTTTCCCGCATGCGCACCGACGGCACCTTCTCCAAACTGGCCGACCGCTACATGGCCAAGGAAAAAGCCATGATGACCGCCCAGGGCCTGCCGTTTGTGTTTGAGCTGAAGTGA
- a CDS encoding NAD(+) synthase: protein MPRPAPTPTSTRERLGFVRVAAVSPELVLGDVGKNVAIIAREARTLAQRGCRLAVFPELSLTGYSCADLFHTSVLLDAALKGLGDLIQATQDLPCVLVVGLPLRVQDRLYNVAAVLAKGRILGLVPKTFLPNSAEFYERRWFSPAHTLTATSLRLHDQEVALGNLLFEALDVPGFVLGVEICEDLWTVIPPSSHLALAGAVLLANPSASTEVLGKAPYRRHLVAQQSARCLAAYLYAGAGAGESTTDVVYSGHGLVAENGSLLGETERFSFETRAIITDVDVQHLAHDRLKSTAFRDEAGSIGFRRVAFSLGAALGEADTLLRPVTAHPFVPSAKADRAAVCEEIFAIQATGLARRLKQARAKTAVLGLSGGLDSTLALLVVLEALRRAGMPSSAVLTITMPGFGTTTRTKGNAEKLAEALNVELRTISINEAVHQHFADIGHSEHQHDATYENSQARERTQILMDVANKTGGIVIGTGDLSEAALGWCTFNGDHMSMYHVNTGVPKTLVRYLIEWCAAGPFAEKAGEVLRDIADTPITPELLPLAADASLQQKTEDTIGPYELHDFFLFHFVRHGSNAEKIRWLAAQAFAGVYDDATISKWLALFFRRFAQNQFKRSVVPDGPKVGSVALSPRGDWRMPSDYAGELG, encoded by the coding sequence ATGCCCCGACCAGCACCTACACCGACCTCCACCCGTGAACGACTTGGCTTTGTACGTGTCGCCGCTGTGTCCCCGGAGCTGGTGCTGGGAGATGTGGGCAAAAACGTCGCCATTATCGCCCGCGAGGCGCGCACGCTGGCACAGCGCGGCTGCAGGCTGGCGGTGTTTCCAGAGCTGAGCCTCACCGGCTACTCCTGCGCGGACCTGTTTCACACTTCGGTGTTGCTGGATGCCGCCCTGAAGGGCCTGGGAGATCTCATTCAGGCCACTCAGGATCTGCCCTGTGTGCTCGTGGTGGGCCTGCCGCTGCGTGTGCAGGACCGCCTCTACAACGTGGCCGCCGTGCTGGCCAAGGGCCGCATCCTCGGCCTGGTGCCCAAGACCTTTCTGCCCAATTCAGCGGAGTTCTACGAGCGGCGCTGGTTCTCCCCCGCACACACGCTGACCGCCACCTCACTGCGCCTGCATGATCAGGAGGTGGCCCTCGGCAATCTGCTCTTCGAGGCGCTGGACGTGCCGGGCTTTGTGCTCGGCGTGGAGATTTGCGAGGACTTGTGGACGGTCATCCCGCCTTCCAGCCATCTGGCGCTGGCCGGAGCCGTGCTGCTGGCCAATCCCTCCGCCAGCACGGAGGTGCTGGGAAAGGCCCCCTACCGCCGCCACCTCGTGGCGCAGCAGTCGGCGCGCTGCCTGGCCGCCTACCTCTATGCCGGGGCAGGCGCTGGGGAATCCACCACCGACGTGGTGTACTCGGGGCATGGACTCGTGGCGGAAAACGGCAGCCTGCTGGGCGAGACCGAGCGCTTCTCTTTTGAAACCCGTGCCATCATCACCGATGTGGATGTGCAGCATCTGGCGCATGACCGCCTGAAGAGCACCGCCTTCCGCGATGAGGCGGGCAGCATCGGCTTCCGCCGCGTGGCTTTCAGCCTCGGTGCTGCGCTCGGAGAAGCAGACACTCTTCTGCGACCCGTCACCGCTCATCCGTTTGTGCCCTCGGCCAAAGCGGACCGTGCGGCGGTGTGCGAAGAGATCTTTGCCATCCAGGCCACCGGATTGGCACGCAGGCTCAAGCAGGCGCGGGCCAAGACAGCCGTGCTGGGACTCTCGGGCGGGCTGGACTCCACCCTGGCGCTGCTCGTGGTGCTGGAGGCGCTGCGCCGTGCAGGCATGCCATCTAGTGCGGTGCTGACCATTACGATGCCCGGCTTTGGCACCACCACCCGCACGAAGGGCAATGCCGAAAAGCTGGCCGAGGCGCTGAATGTGGAGCTGCGCACCATCTCCATCAATGAGGCCGTGCATCAGCACTTTGCGGACATCGGCCACTCCGAGCATCAGCACGATGCCACCTATGAAAATTCGCAGGCCCGCGAACGCACGCAGATCCTGATGGACGTGGCCAACAAGACCGGCGGCATCGTCATCGGCACCGGAGACCTCTCCGAGGCGGCGCTGGGCTGGTGCACCTTCAATGGCGACCACATGTCCATGTACCACGTGAACACCGGCGTGCCCAAGACACTGGTGCGCTACCTCATCGAGTGGTGCGCCGCAGGCCCCTTTGCGGAAAAGGCGGGCGAGGTGCTGCGCGACATCGCCGACACCCCCATCACCCCCGAGCTGCTGCCGCTGGCGGCCGATGCCTCCCTGCAGCAGAAGACCGAAGACACCATCGGCCCGTATGAGCTGCATGACTTCTTCCTCTTCCACTTCGTGCGTCATGGCAGTAATGCCGAGAAGATCCGTTGGCTGGCCGCTCAGGCCTTTGCCGGAGTGTATGACGACGCCACCATCTCCAAATGGCTGGCGCTCTTCTTCAGGCGTTTCGCGCAAAATCAGTTCAAGCGCTCCGTCGTGCCCGACGGCCCTAAGGTCGGCTCCGTGGCCCTCTCTCCGCGCGGCGACTGGCGCATGCCCAGCGATTACGCGGGAGAGCTGGGGTAA